A genomic region of Cannabis sativa cultivar Pink pepper isolate KNU-18-1 chromosome 1, ASM2916894v1, whole genome shotgun sequence contains the following coding sequences:
- the LOC115706873 gene encoding uncharacterized protein LOC115706873 — MEFEIHMRELDNLDKRIRPYLEKIGHEKWSRYHSKNSRYSTMTSNIAEALDSANLAERETPVTTLMECLRAQMQEWTYNNRKEAQKCTTRLTPSSEKKLIGNYVQSLRLTVKPANQNLFEVIDEDKTRIVNLKDKTCTCNRFQKNEMSCNHPVAVMKDLNINTYNYCAQYYTSKAWLQTYEETVYPVGNVREWELPDFFEHIIVLPPKERIKSGRPRKRKMAAAWETKKQNKCGKCGQKGHNKKTCRRITT; from the exons ATGGAGTTTGAAATCCATATGAGGGAGCTAGACAACTTGGATAAGCGCATAAGACCGTACCTGGAAAAAATTGGCCATGAAAAATGGTCAAGGTATCATTCAAAAAACAGCag GTACTCTACCATGACATCAAACATAGCTGAGGCACTGGACTCAGCAAATTTAGCAGAAAGGGAAACACCAGTCACAACATTAATGGAGTGCTTGAGGGCACAAATGCAAGAGTGGACATACAATAATAGAAAGGAGGCACAAAAATGCACAACAAGGCTGACACCATCATCTGAGAAAAAACTCATAGGGAACTATGTGCAGTCATTGCGACTAACA GTGAAACCAGCAAACCAAAACCTATTTGAGGTGATAGATGAAGACAAAACAAGAATAGTAAACTTGAAGGACAAGACGTGCACATGCAACAGATTTCAAAAAAATGAAATGTCATGTAACCATCCAGTCGCCGTCATGAAGGACTTgaacataaacacatacaactaCTGTGCACAATACTACACATCAAAAGCATGGCTGCAAACATATGAAGAAACAGTATACCCAGTTGGAAACGTTAGAGAATGGGAACTACCAGATTTTTTTGAACACATCATAGTGTTGCCTCCAAAAGAAAGAATCAAGTCTGGAAGGCCGAGGAAAAGAAAAATGGCAGCAGCTTGGgaaacaaagaaacaaaacaagTGTGGCAAGTGTGGACAAAAAGGACATAACAAAAAGACATGCAGAAGAATTACAACATAG